Proteins encoded in a region of the Zea mays cultivar B73 chromosome 2, Zm-B73-REFERENCE-NAM-5.0, whole genome shotgun sequence genome:
- the pht3 gene encoding phosphate transporter protein 3, with the protein MGFFTDAYDLFSISLVTKLLGRIYYSDPSSKTPGSLPPNVSAAVNGVAFCGTLAGQLFFGWLGDKMGRKKVYGMTLMLMAICCLASGLSFGSTPKDVMVTLCFFRFWLGVGIGGDYPLSATIMSEYANKRTRGAFIAAVFAMQGFGNLAGGIVAIAVSAAFKSRFDAPAYKDDPAGSTVPQADYVWRIVLMFGAVPALLTYYWRMKMPETARYTALVAKNAKQATSDMARVLDVDLAEERQKPVEELERRREEFGLFSRQFAKRHGLHLLGTTVCWFTLDIAFYSQNLFQKDMYAAVNWLPRADTMNALEEMFRISRAQTLVALCGTIPGYWFTVFFIDIVGRFAIQLGGFFFMTAFMLGLAIPYHHWTTPGHHVGFVVMYALTFFFANFGPNSTTFIVPAEIFPARLRSTCHGISSAAGKCGAIVGSFGFLYAAQSTDPTKTDSGYPPGIGVRNSLFMLTGCNVIGFLFTFLVPESKGKSLEELSGENDEEAAPQQQQTVPTDLSE; encoded by the coding sequence ATGGGCTTCTTCACCGATGCGTACGACCTCTTCTCCATCTCCCTCGTCACCAAGCTCCTCGGCCGCATCTACTACTCGGACCCCAGCTCCAAGACCCCCGGCTCCCTCCCGCCCAACGTCTCCGCAGCCGTCAACGGCGTCGCCTTCTGCGGCACGCTCGCCGGGCAGCTCTTCTTCGGCTGGCTCGGCGACAAGATGGGCCGCAAGAAGGTGTACGGGATGACGCTCATGCTCATGGCCATCTGCTGCCTCGCCTCCGGCCTCTCGTTCGGGTCCACGCCCAAGGACGTCATGGTCACGCTCTGCTTCTTCCGCTTCTGGCTCGGCGTCGGCATCGGCGGCGACTACCCGCTGTCCGCGACCATCATGTCCGAGTACGCCAACAAACGGACGCGCGGCGCATTCATCGCGGCCGTCTTCGCCATGCAGGGCTTCGGCAACCTCGCCGGCGGCATCGTCGCCATTGCCGTCTCGGCGGCGTTTAAGTCCCGCTTCGACGCGCCGGCGTACAAGGACGACCCCGCCGGCTCCACGGTGCCACAGGCCGACTACGTGTGGCGCATCGTCCTCATGTTCGGCGCCGTCCCGGCTCTGCTCACCTACTACTGGCGCATGAAGATGCCCGAGACGGCGCGGTACACCGCGCTGGTCGCCAAGAACGCCAAGCAGGCCACGTCCGACATGGCGCGTGTGCTCGACGTCGACCTGGCCGAGGAGCGGCAGAAGCCGGTAGAGGAGTTGGAGCGCCGCCGCGAGGAGTTCGGTCTCTTCTCCCGCCAGTTCGCGAAGCGGCATGGCCTCCACCTGCTGGGCACGACGGTGTGCTGGTTCACGCTGGACATCGCCTTCTACTCGCAGAACCTGTTCCAGAAGGACATGTACGCCGCCGTGAACTGGCTGCCGAGGGCGGACACCATGAACGCCCTGGAGGAGATGTTCAGGATCTCCCGCGCGCAGACGCTCGTCGCGCTGTGCGGCACCATCCCGGGCTACTGGTTCACCGTCTTCTTCATCGACATCGTCGGCCGCTTCGCCATCCAGCTCGGCGGCTTCTTCTTCATGACGGCGTTCATGCTGGGCCTCGCCATCCCGTACCACCACTGGACGACCCCAGGGCACCACGTCGGCTTCGTCGTCATGTACGCCCTCACTTTCTTCTTCGCCAACTTCGGGCCCAACTCCACCACCTTCATCGTGCCGGCGGAGATCTTCCCAGCAAGGCTGCGGTCCACCTGCCACGGTATTTCTTCAGCTGCAGGAAAGTGTGGCGCCATTGTCGGGTCATTTGGGTTCCTGTACGCGGCGCAGAGCACGGATCCCACCAAGACGGACTCCGGGTACCCGCCGGGCATCGGAGTGCGCAACTCGCTGTTCATGCTCACCGGATGCAATGTTATCGGTTTCCTGTTCACGTTCCTGGTGCCGGAGTCCAAGGGAAAATCGCTGGAAGAGCTCTCCGGCGAGAACGACGAGGAGGCAGCACCGCAGCAACAGCAGACCGTGCCGACAGATTTGAGTGAATAA